The Microcella flavibacter DNA segment CCCGCCCGAGCACCGCCGACACGACGCGGGCGCACGCCCCGCGCGGCGCGACCGCGGCGCGGCCACCGCGGGGCGGCGGCCCCCTCGCCGCGCTGTCAACTTAGTTGACACCCGCCCCGCGCGGGCGGAGACTCGACGCAGAGCGGCCCGCGACGACGCGCGCCCCCGTCGAGAGGAACCCCATGGCGAAGGCAGACAAGCCCCTCACCGCGAAGTCGTCGGTCGGCGACTGGCTGGCCCACCCGCAGGGCGGCGCCCTGCTGCGCAGCATGCTCGCCGAGGCGGGCCAGAGCGAGAGCGTGCTCAAGCCCGTGCGCCTGTTCTCGCTGCAGCGGCTCGTGCAGCTCAGCAAGGGCCAGTTCCCGCAGGAGGTCGTCGACAGCATGGTCGCCGAGGTCAACGGCGGCGTCGCGCCGGTCGAGACGGAGGACGAGGCCGCCGACGCGGGCGGCGAGGCCGCGGCCTGGGTGGAGCGCATCACCCCGGGCCGCTTCGAGGGTCGCACCATCATCGTCACCGGCGCCGGATCCGGCATCGGGCGCGCGACCGCCGCGCGCATCGCCGCCGAGGGCGGAACGGTCGTCGCCGTCGACATCTCGGCCGAGCGCCTCGCCGAGCTCAAGGCCGAGCATCCCGCCGCCACCACCGTCACGGGCGACATCACGAAGCCCGACGACGTGGCCGCGATCGTCGCCGCCGCGAACGGCCGCATCGACGGCCTCGCCAACGTCGCCGGCGTCATGGACGACATGACGCCGCTGCACGAGGTCACCGACGCGGTCTGGGAGCGCGTGTTCTCGGTCAACGTCGACGGGATGTTCCGCCTCACGCGCGCGGTGCTGCCCACCATGCTCGCCGCGGGTCGCGGCTCGGTGGTCAACGTCGCCTCCGAGGCGGCCCTGCGCGGGTCGGCGGCCGGACTCGCCTACACCGCCTCCAAGCACGCCGTCATCGGGCTCACCAAGAGCACATCGTTCATGTACGCCGGCAAGGGCATCCGCGTGAACGCGGTCGCCCCCGGGCCGGTCGCGACGAACATCGAGGCGAGCTTCGCCTCCGAGCTCGGGCAGGAGCGCATCGGCATGGCCATGCAGGTGCTGCCGCCCGTCGCCGAGTCGGCGCAGCTCGCCGCCTCGATCACCTGGCTGCTGAGCGACGACGCCACCAACGTGTCGGGCGTGACGCTCGCGAGCGACGGCGGCTGGTCGGCGATCTAGCCCGGCGTCAGCGAGCCCGGCGCCTCGGCCTCACGGCGTGCGCGGCGTCAGCAGCTCCTGCAGCAGCGCCCCGTACCGCCGCACGATCGCCTCGGGGTCGGTGGCGAGCAGCCGCTCGTCGCCGACCACCCAGAGCGCGTAGAGCAGCCCGCCGACGAGGGCGCCGGCGAGGCGGGCGCGCAGCTCGGCGTCGGCACCCTCCAGCAGCGGCAGCAGCGGCTGCACGAAGCCCGCGTCGTGGGCCTCGCGCAGGGCCGAGCCGATGCCCTCGGCATCGCTGGCCCGCAGCAGGGCGAGGAACACGGGGCGGACATCCTCGCCCGGGTCGAGCACGTAGCGGATGTACGCCTCGCCCATCGCCTCGACCGGGCCGTCGAGCACGGGGGCGTGGTCGAGCTCGAGGCGCACGGTCTCGAGGAACAGCGCCTCCTTGCCGCCGAAGTGGCGGATGACGAGCGCCGGGTCGACGCCGGCCTCGCCCGCGATGTCGCGCACGGTGGTGCCCGCGTAGCCGGCGGCCGGGAAGAGCTGCGCGGCGGCGGCGCGGATCGCGTGCCGGGTCGGCGACTCCTCGGGGATCGGCTGGCTCATGCTCGGGATGCTATCCGGCCCGCCGGCGCGCACCCCGGCGCACGCCCTCGCGCCCGCCGCTGCGCACCCCGGCACCGAAGCGTCGCCCGGTGTTCACCACCCCGTCGCGGCGTCGTCGCCGGGCCCGCGAGGCCCGCGCAATAGCGTGCGCTCGTGAAGATCGCCGTCGTCACCGAATCCTTCCTCCCGCAGCTCAACGGCGTCACCAACTCGGTCGTGCGGGTGCTCGAGACCCTGCACGCCGACGGCCACGAGGCCATCGTCATCTCGCCGACGACGCCCGGCGACGAGCACCTCGGCTACGCCGTGCACCGCTCCGGCTCGCTGCCGCTCATGCGGTTCCCGATGGGGGTGCCGCACCGCGCGCTGCAGTCGACGCTCGAGTCGTTCGAACCCGACGTCGTGCATGCCGCGGCGCCGTTCCTGCTGGGCCGCAAGGCGCTCGCGGTGTGCGCCCGCACGGGGATCCCGAGCGTCGCCGTCTACCAGACCGACGTCGCCGGCTACCTGCAGCGCTACGGCGTCGGCTTCGCCCGCCCCGTGCTCGACCGCTTCGTCGCCGGCGTGCACGCGCTCGCCGACCGCACCCTCGCCCCGACGCCGCAGACGGCCGAGCAGCTCGGCCGGCTCGGCATCGCGAACGTGCACGTCTGGGGCCGCGGCGTCGACAGCCGGCTCTTCCACCCGGTGCGCCGCCAGTCGCTCGGCGCTCGCGCCCTCCGCGAGCGCGCCGCCCCGAACGGCGAACTGCTCGTCGGCTACGTCGGGCGCCTCGCCGCCGAGAAGCAGGTGGGCCGGCTGCGCGACCTGCTCGGGATGCCCGGCGCCCGCTTCCTCGTCGTCGGCGACGGCCCCGAGCGCCCGCGGCTGGAGCAGGCCTTCGCCGGGCATCCGGTCGCCTTCACGGGCCAGCTGCAGGGCCCGGAGCTCGCCGACGCCTTCGCCGCCCTCGACGTCTTCGTGCACTTCGGCACGGAGGAGACCTTCGGCCAGACCATCCAGGAGGCGCAGGCGACGGGCCTGCCCGTCGTCGCCCCCGCCGTGGGCGGTCCGCTGCACCTCGTCGAGGAGGAGCGCACGGGCCTGCTCGTCGACCCGGGCCAGCGCGGCGGGTCTCGCCGCACGGTCGAGCGGCTCGCGGCCGACCCGGCGCTGCGGGCGCGCCTGGGCGAGGCGGGGCGCCGCGCGGTGCTCGGCCGCTCCTGGGAGGCCAACAACCGCGAGCTGCTCGACCACTACCGCGCGGTGATCGACGCCGCCCGGGTGCGGACGGGAGCCCTCTGAACCTGTTCGATGCGCACGCGATCATCGACGCCGCCCGCGCCGCCGCCTCACCGACGAGGCCTACGCCCGCACCTCGCCGTCCGCGCCGCGCCCTGGTGCGCTGGCCGCGTCCGCTGGCGCCGTCTGCCTAGCCTGCCCCGCTTGCCCTCTGCCTGCCCGCCGACGTTCGTCGCGCGCTCCGCGCACGAGGGCGGGCGATGTCCCTCCCCTCACCTTCCACAACCACGGAGTGGGTGAGCGCGATTCACCCGTTCCGTGGTTGTGGAAGGACCGGAGGGAGGAGAGCCGGTAGCGGGGATCGAGGCGAACGGCACGTGCGGTGGACGGAGGCGGGGCGCCGAGGGGCGTAGGGCGCGGACGGGCGCGGAGTGCCGAGCGACGCCGGCCGCCTGCCGCCGCGGCGCACTGACCGAGGCGCGGCGTCGAGCGCCGTGACCCCCTACTCCCGCTCGCCGACGATCGCGATGATCGCCGGCACGACCGTCTCGTCCTGCAGCGAGGTCGTGTCGCCGAGCGGCCGCCCGTCGAGCACGTCGCCGAGCAGGCGCCGCATGATCTTGCCCGAGCGCGTCTTCGGCAGGTCGGGCACGAGCACGACGTGCTTCGGCTTCGCGACGGGGCCGATCGCGCGGGCGATGTGGGCGCCGAGCTCGGCCCGGGCATCCTCCGCCGCCTCGCGCCAGGCGAGCAGCGACGCCTCGTCGAGCACCTCGGCGGACGCCGCGGAGGACGGGCCCTCCGGTCGCGAGACCGGCACGACGAACGCGGCCACCGCCTGCCCGGTCATCGCGTCGGCGACGCCGACCACCCCCGCCTCGGCGACGAGCGGGTGGGCGACGAGCGCAGACTCGATCTCGATCGTCGACAGGCGATGGCCCGACACGTTGATGACGTCGTCGATGCGGCCCTGCAGGCGGATGCGGCCCTCGGCGTCGGCCGTCGCGCCGTCCCCGGCGAGAAACAGGCCCTGCGCGGCGAACCGGCTGAAGTACGCCGCCCGGTAGCGGTCGTGGTCGCCCCAGACCGTGCGGGCCATGGCCGGCCAGCGGCCGTCGATCGTGATGAGGGCGCTCGACCCGGCAGCGGCATCCCCGCCCTGCTCGTCGACGAGCCGCACCGACAGCCCCGGCAGCGGCACGCCCGCCGCGCCCGGCACGCCGTCGTGCACGCCCGGCAGGGTCGAGACGATGGCGGCGCCCGACTCCGACTGCCACCAGGTGTCGACGATCGGCGCGCGCCCGCCTCCGATGCTCGCGTGGAACCACACCCACGCCTCGGGGTTGATCGCCTCGCCGACCGTGCCCAGCAGCCGCACGGACGATAGGTCGAACGACGCGGGGAACCCGTCGGGGAACCGCGCCATGAACGTGCGGATGAGCGTCGGCGCCGTGTAATACACGGTGACGCCGAGCCGCTCGATGATCTCGGCGTGCCGCGTCGGCGCCGGGTGATCCGGAGATCCCTCGGCGATGACGATCGCGGCGCCGTTCGACAGCGGCCCGTAGAGCACGTACGTGTGCGCCGTCACCCAGGCCAGGTCGGCCGTGCACCAGTACACGTCGGAGGGCTTCGCGTCGAAGAGCGCCCAGTGGCTCCAGCTCGCCTGCACGAGGTAGCCGCCCGTCGTGTGCACGACGCCCTTCGGCCGCCCCGTGGTGCCGCTGGTGTAGGTGATGAAGAGGGGATGCTCGGCCTCGAGCGCGGGCGCCGTGTGCGCTGTCGGCTGCGCGCCGACGGCCTCGTGCCACCACACGTCGCGCCCGGCGGACCACTCGATCGACGAGCCCGTGCGGCGCACCACGAGCACGTGCCGCACGTGGTCGAGCCCCGCCACGGCCTCGTCGACGATGCCCTTCACCGGCACGGCGGCCCCGCGCCGGAACTGCCCGTCGCTCGCGATGACCGCGACCGCGCCCGTGTCGGCGACGCGGAACCGCAGCGCCTCGGCCGAGAACCCGCCGAAGACGAGCGAGTGCACGGCGCCGATGCGGGCGCAGGCGAGGGCCGCGACGACCGTCTCGACGAGAACCGGCAGGTAGATGATGACGCGGTCGCCGGGGCCGATTCCGAGCGCCTCGAGCGCGTGCGCGGCCTGCGCGACCCGGCGCTGCAGTTCGGCGTACGTCACGGTCTCGCGGTCGCCGCGCTCGCCCTCGAAGTGCAGCGCGACAGAATCGCCGCGGCCGGCCTCGACGTGCTGGTCGACGCAGACGACGCTCGCGTTGAGCCGGCCGCCGTCGAACCAGGTCGCGCGCGCGCTGAGCGGGTCGTCGTCGCTCGGCGGGGTCCACTCGTGCACCGACGACCAGCGCTCGGCCCACGGCAGCCGCTCGGCCTGCTGCTGCCAGAACGTCAGCGGGTCATCCGGATACCCCTCGAGCACCGCCTCGGTCACGTTCGCCGCGGCGGCGAAGGCGGGCGGCGGCGGGTAGCGGCGGTCGTCGTGAACGGGGGTGGATGCTCGCAGCTCGCTCATCGTGCCTCCCACGCTAGGCGGCGCACCCGGGCGCGCGCCCCGCGCGGCGTCACGCACCGTCACATGCACGGGCCGCCGGGCCGGAGCGACCGCGCCCGCACGCAGCGGAGCGGGGCCCGCGCCACCGCACGAGCCCCGCTCCGGTCTTGCTGCGGTCGGCACGCGCACGCGCCGACCGGGTCATCCGATCAGGGTCGATCAGCCGAGGATGTCGCCGAGACCCAGGTCGAGGTCACCGGTGATGTCGTCGACGAGGCCGTCGACCGAGCCGGTCACGTCGCCGACCAGGCCGTCGACGTCGACGACGTCGGTCACGTCGCCCACGATGCCGTCGACGTCGGCGATGTCGCTCACGTCACCGAGGTCGACGTTCGTCTCGTTGCCCGAGCCGATGGGGGCCTGCACGTCGTTGCCGGAGCCGATCGCGTTGCCCGAGCCGATGTCGCCGACCTCGGGGGCCACGACGACGGGGCTCTCGTTCGAGATGTCGCCGCCGGTCACGTCGCCACCGGTCACATCGCCCACGACGTCGCCGCCGGTGGCGTCGCCGACGAGGCCGTCGACGGAGGTGCTGCCGCCGGTCACGTCGCCGAGCAGGCCGCTGATGGTCGCGTCGCCCGAGAATCCGTCGACGGTGCCGTCGAGCAGGTCGGCGAAGGTGGTGTCGCTCGTGATGCTGTCGAGCAGGTCGCTCGTCAGCACCGTCTCGGGGGCGACGGTCGACGTCGATTCGGTGCTGTCGTCGGCCATGGCCGGGGCGGCGACGCCGGCGGCGAGCAGGCCGGCCGCGGCGAGGGCCGAGACGCCGGCGATGGTCTTCTTCGAGGTGAACGTGTTCATGGGATGAACCTTTCTTCCTGATTCGGGTTCGCGCCCGGTTCGTATCGGGGACGGTGTCGAACCGATCCCCGCCGGGTGCACTGGGGAATCCGGAACGCCCCGGCGACCGGTTTGCCGCCTCGGGGCTGGACGACCCCAGTTCGGGGGTGGAACGGTGGTTTGCTATGAGTTCCTGAGAGCCTCCTCGCCCGTCGTTCCGGGCCGCGCGGGCGTCGGTCGGGCGGATGCTGGAAATCAGCTCCACATGCGGGATCGTCACCCGTGGTAGTCCGCCCGGATACGCTGACGACGTGACCACCCCGAGCCCCGCACCCGCCGCAGCACCCGCCGCCGCTCCCGCCCTCCGCCTCTCCGACGAGGTCGCTGCGGCGCTCGCCGAGGGCCGCCCGGTGGTCGCGCTCGAATCCACGATCATCAGCCACGGCCTGCCCCGGCCGCGCAACCACCAGGCGGCGATCGAGTTCGAGGCGATCCTGCGCGAGCAGGGCGTCGTGCCCGCGACCATCGCCGTGCTCGACGGGGTGCCGCGCATCGGCCTCGACGCCGCGGGCGTGCGCCGCATCGCCGAGGAGGACCTCGCGAAGGCGAGCGTGCGCGACCTGCCCGTCCTCATGGGCCGCGGCGCGAGCGGGGCGACGACCGTCGCCGCGACCGCGCACCTCGCCGCCCTCGCCGGCATCCGCGTCTTCGCGACGGGCGGGCTCGGCGGCGTGCACCGCGGGGCGAGCGAGTCCTTCGACGAGTCGGCCGACCTCTCGACCCTCGCCGTCACCCCCGTCACCGTCGTCTCGGCGGGTGTCAAGAGCGTGCTCGACATCGCCGCGACGCTCGAGCGGCTCGAGACCTTCTCGGTGCCGGTCATCGGGCTCGGCACGAGCGTGTTCCCGAGCTTCTGGCTGCGCGAGAGCGCCTTCACCCTCGACTGGTCGGTCGCCGACGAGAGCGAGGTCGCCGCCCTCATGGCCGCGCACGACGCGCTCGGGCACCGGCAGGGCATCGTCGTGGCGAACCCCATCCCGGCCCATCAGCAGTGGGATCCGGTCGAGCACGACCGCGTGCTCGCCGAGGCCTTCGCCCTCGCCGACGCCGCGGGGGTCACGGGCAAGGCGGTCACGCCGTTCCTGCTCGGCACCATCGTCGAGCTCTCGGGCGGGCGCAGCCTCGAGGTCAACCTCGACCTCGCCCGCAACAACGTGGCCGTCGCGGGCCGCATCGCCGCCGCCTGGTCCGCCCGCCCGTGAGCGAGAAGGCTCCGCGCATCCTCGTCGTCGGCGACGTCATCAACGACATCGTCGTGCTGCCGTCGGAGGAGCTGCGCCCCGACACCGACACGACGTCGATGATCATCGCGACACCCGGCGGCTCGGCGGCCAACACCGCGGCGTGGATCGGGTGGCACGGAATGCCCGTCGACTTCGTCGGGCGCGTCGGGGCCGGCGACGCCGAGCACCACCGCCGCGTCTTCGCCGACGCCGGGGTCACCGCGCACCTCGCCGAATCGACGACGCGCGGCACCGGAACGATCGTGATCGTCGCCGAGGGCGAGCGCCGCACGATGCTCACCGACCGCGGAGCGAACGATGAGCTCGACCCGGCGAGCGTCACCGACGAGCTGCTCGACCGGGCGAGCATCCTGCACCTGACCGGGTACGGCCTGGTCAACGCGTTCACCGCCGAGGATCTGGCGGCCCTCATCGCGCGTGCTCGCGCGCGCGGCGTGAGGGTGTCGCTCGACCCGGGCTCGGTCGGCTTCATCAGCGATTACGGGCCCGCCGCGTTCCGCCGCACCGTCAGCGGCGTCGACCTGCTGCTGCCGAACCTCGCCGAGGCCCGGCTGCTCATTGGTCAGCCGGACGCGCCGGCCGTGCACGCCGCCGTCGTGCTGCTCGACGTCGCCCCGGTCGTCATGCTCACGGACGGCGCGCGCGGCGTCATCATCGCCGAGGACTCGGGAGTGGTGCACGAGATCGCCGTCGACGCCGTGCCGACCGTCGACCCGACGGGAGCCGGCGACGCCTTCGGGGCCGGGGTGCTCGTCGCCCTCGCGCGCGGCGAAGGACTCGACGCCGCCGCCGCGCACGGCATGCGGGCGGCGGCGATCGCGGTCAGCCGCGCGGGCGGGCGGCCGCCGGCGTGGGCGTAGTGCCCGAGGCGGTCCTCACCAGCACGAATCGCGATGGACGGGCGGCCCAGCGTCGTGTGCGCCCGCGCAGGTCGTTCACTGCCGGATCGGCGAGACTGTCGGGATGCCCGGCCTCCGACTGATTGCGCTCGTGCTCGGCGCGGCGTACACCGCGCTGCTGCTGCTGTTCACGCTCAGCCCGGTGGCGCAGCTGTACGTGGGGTCGGAGGCCCAGCGCGGCGTGCTCACCTGGCGCAGCTGGATGGACCCGCAGACGTGGGCCGCGGGCACCCTCACGGAGTTCGGCGCGAACATCGCGATCTTCGTCCCCTGGGGCGTGCTGGCGCTCGTCGCGGTGGGGGTGAGGCGCTGGTGGCTCGCGGCCGCGGGCGGCGTCGTGCTGACGTGGGTCATCGAGGTCGCGCAGATCCCGCTCGCCCGCATCTCCGACCCGCGGGATCTCGTCGCCAACACCGCGGGCGCCGTGCTCGGCGTCGGCCTCGCCGCGCTGGTGTCGACGGTCGTCGCGCGCTCGGCGCGACGCCGGTCGGCGGTCAGGCCAGCGGGGGCACGACCGGCGCAGGGCTGACGTCGCGGGGCCGGGCGGTCGCGACCGCGCCGATGGAGGCCGCGATGACGAGCGCGATCGCGATGAGCTGGACGCCCGTCAGCAGCTGCCCGAGCACGACGAGCCCGGCGAGCGCCGCCACGGCCGGGCCGAGACTCGACAGCACGCCGAAGACGCGCGTGGGCATGCGCTTGAGGGCCAGGAACTCCAGGGCGTACGGCACCGCCGAGGTCAGCACGGCGATGCCCGCGAAGGTGAGCAGCAGCACCGGCTGCGCGCTCACCGCGGTCGCGGCGGGGGCGGCGCCGAGCGGCACGACGACGAGGGCGGCGACGAGCATCGCCATCGCGAGCCCGTCGACGCCGCGGGCGCGCGGGCCGAGGCGCGCCGAGGCCACGATGTACAGCGCCCAGAACGCCGCGGCGCCGGCCGCGAGCAGCAGGCCGAGCAGGTCGAGCGAGCCGGTCTCGTCGAGCCCGAGCAGCACGACGCCGAGCGCGGCGAGCGCGACCCAGGCGAGGTCGCGCGCCCGCCGGGTGCCCGCCACGGCGACGGCGAGCGGGCCGAGCAGCTCGACGGTGACGGCGACGCCGAGCGGGATGCGGTCGATCGACAGGTAGATGAGCGCGTTCATGCCGGCGAGGCCCGCGCCGAGGGCGACGACGCCGAGCCAGGTGCGACGATCCCATCCGCGCACCCGGGGCCGGATCACCGCGAGCAGGATGATCGCCGCGAAGCCGAGGCGCAGCGCCGCGGCGCCGAGCGGCCCGACCTCGTCGAAGAACGAGCCGGCGATCGCGTTGCCGAACTGCACGGAGACGATCGCGGTGACGGCGAGCAGCACGGGCGGGGCGGGGGCGCGGCTCACCGGGACAGTCTGCCGCAGCCGCGGAGCCGCGCTCGACCGCGGCGCCACCGCGACCGCGCAAGCGGAACGCCCGACGGCCCTGGGTGGGGCCGCCGGGCGTTCCGGGGGAGGGGAGGCGCGACCCGAACGCGCGTCCCGGGTCGAGGGGTCTAGTCGCTCGAACCGACCGAGGCGGGGCTCTGCGCCGAGACCGGCGAGGCCGGGCTGACGGGCGAGGCCACCGACACCGGCGAGGCGGGCGAGACCGGCGAGGGCACCGAGACCGGCGAGGCCGGCGTCTGCACCGAGACGGGGCTCTGCACGCTCTGCACCGACACGGGCGAGATCGGCGAGGCGGGCGTCGCGGGCGAGGGGGTCACGATGCTGTCGCTCTGCACCGAGAAGCTGACGTCGGCGCTCTGGCCGCTGCCCTTGAGCTCGGTGGGGCGGTCGCTCAGGCCGGGCACGGTGGCGCCGGTGCTGCCCTCGGTGAGGCTCATGGCGTTCGCGGCGGCGGTCGCACCGCCGGCGAGCAGGCCGAGGCCGAGCACGGAGGTGGCGCTGACGGCGATCCAGGTCTTCTTCTGCATGGTCTTCTCTTCTCTATCGTCGAACGGGAGTCGGTGGGGGAGGGGGCTTCCCTCCCGATGACTCCATGGTGCTCACCGGGCATGAGACGCGAAGGAGGCCCCCGTGAGAGGCCTCTCATCCGCGAGATCCGCGAGACCCGCGAGGTGCGCGACGAGCCCGCGGATCAGCTCCGCGCGGCCGCCTTCACCTGCTCGTACGCGTCGAGCGCCTGCTGGCGCGAGAGCGTGAGGTCGACGATCGGCTCGGGGTACGCGGGCGTGCCCGCCTCGGGCACCCACCGGTTGACGTACAGTCCGTGGCCGTCGAACTTCTTCGCCTGCAGCTCGGGGTTGAACACCCGGAAGTACGGGGCCGCGTCGGCCCCCGAGCCCGCCACCCACTGCCACGAGGCCGAGTTGTTGGCCTCGTCGGCGTCGACGAGGCAGTCCCAGAACCACGCCTCGCCCTCGCGCCAGTCGATGCGCAGGTTCTTCGTCAGGAAGCTCGCCGTGATCATCCGCACCCGGTTGTGCATGTAGCCGGTGCGCCAGAGCTCCCGCATGCCCGCATCGACGATCGGGATGCCCGTCCGCCCGTGCTGCCAGGCCTCCAGCTGCCCGCCCTCGGGCCGCCGCCACGGCATCGCGTCGAACTCGGGGCGGAAGTTCTTCGTGCCCAGCTCGGTGAAGTGGAACAGGATCGTGTACGAGAACTCGCGCCAGCCCAGCTCGCTGAGGAACTTCGCGCGGTTCGCGCGGGCCGGGGCGTCGAGCCCGTGCCGCAGGCGATGCCAGATCTGGAAGGGGCTCAGCTCGCCGAACGTGAGGTGCGGGCTGAGCATGCTCGTCGCCGGTACGGCGGGCTCGTCGCGGCGGTGGTACTCGCCGAGGTGCTCCTCGGCGAAGGCCTCGAGCCGCGCGTGCGCCCCCGCCTCGCCCGGGGTCCACGTCTCGCGCAGCCCCTCGGCCCAGTCGGGCGCGGTGGGCAGCAGCTCCCAATCGTCGAGGTCGTCGCTCGCGAGGCCCTCGACGCCCTCGAGCGCGGTCGGCGCCGCGAGCGGCTCGCGCGGCTCGCCCGCCGCGAGGCACGCGCGCCAGAACGGCGTGAACACCTTGAAGGGGGTGCCCGAGCCCGTGCGGATCGTCCACGGCTCGAAGAGCAGCGAGCCCTGGAAGCTCTGCACCTCGAGCCCCGCCTCGGTGAAGCGGGTCTTGAGCTCGGCGTCGACCTCGCGGGCGGCGCCGTAGCGCCGGTTCCAGTAGACGGCGCCGGCGCCGGACTGCTCGACGAGGGCGGGCAGCTCGGTGAGGGCGCTGCCGCGGCGCAGGGTGAGGTCGGCGCCGAGCTCGCGCAGGGCATCCCGCAGCCGCGTCAGCGAGTGGTGCAGCCACCAGCGGCTCGCGGCCCCCAGCGGGCGCACCCCCGGCGAGGAGTCGTCGAGCAGGTGCAGCACGATGACCGGCCCGCCCCGCCGCACCGCGGCATCGAGGGCGGGGTTGTCGGCGATGCGCAGGTCGTCGCGCAGCCACACGATGCTGGGGGATGGCCTCATAGCGGTCAGGCTACGGGCACCCGGGGGTAGCCTCTCTGGAAGGTTCCGGAATGGTCGATGACAGCCTGAACGCTCGCCCCGGCATCGCGCCGACCGCCGCCCGTGACGATGCACGCGCGGCCGTCCGCGGTGTGCTCGACCAGGCGGCCCGGCTCGGGGTGCGCGCCCTCATGGCGGGCGGCCCCGTCTTCGTGCTGCACGGCCTCATCTCGCCGCGGCCCTCGCCCTCGACGAATCTCATCATCGATCCGGCGGGCGAGACGGCGCTGCTCGGCGCGCTCGGCGCCGACGGCTGGGCGCCCGCGCCCGTGCGGCCCTCCCTGGCGCCCGGCGGGGCGCTCGGCCTGCGCCACGGCCCGAGCGGCGCGCTGCTCAACCTCTACCCGCTGCTGCCCGGCTTCGGCGTGCACCCGGCGGTCGTCTTCGAGCACCTGTGGGAGTGGCGGGTGCCCATGCGGGCCTTCGACCGCGACGGGCACG contains these protein-coding regions:
- a CDS encoding pseudouridine-5'-phosphate glycosidase, whose amino-acid sequence is MTTPSPAPAAAPAAAPALRLSDEVAAALAEGRPVVALESTIISHGLPRPRNHQAAIEFEAILREQGVVPATIAVLDGVPRIGLDAAGVRRIAEEDLAKASVRDLPVLMGRGASGATTVAATAHLAALAGIRVFATGGLGGVHRGASESFDESADLSTLAVTPVTVVSAGVKSVLDIAATLERLETFSVPVIGLGTSVFPSFWLRESAFTLDWSVADESEVAALMAAHDALGHRQGIVVANPIPAHQQWDPVEHDRVLAEAFALADAAGVTGKAVTPFLLGTIVELSGGRSLEVNLDLARNNVAVAGRIAAAWSARP
- a CDS encoding TetR/AcrR family transcriptional regulator, with the protein product MSQPIPEESPTRHAIRAAAAQLFPAAGYAGTTVRDIAGEAGVDPALVIRHFGGKEALFLETVRLELDHAPVLDGPVEAMGEAYIRYVLDPGEDVRPVFLALLRASDAEGIGSALREAHDAGFVQPLLPLLEGADAELRARLAGALVGGLLYALWVVGDERLLATDPEAIVRRYGALLQELLTPRTP
- a CDS encoding EamA family transporter, whose product is MSRAPAPPVLLAVTAIVSVQFGNAIAGSFFDEVGPLGAAALRLGFAAIILLAVIRPRVRGWDRRTWLGVVALGAGLAGMNALIYLSIDRIPLGVAVTVELLGPLAVAVAGTRRARDLAWVALAALGVVLLGLDETGSLDLLGLLLAAGAAAFWALYIVASARLGPRARGVDGLAMAMLVAALVVVPLGAAPAATAVSAQPVLLLTFAGIAVLTSAVPYALEFLALKRMPTRVFGVLSSLGPAVAALAGLVVLGQLLTGVQLIAIALVIAASIGAVATARPRDVSPAPVVPPLA
- the acs gene encoding acetate--CoA ligase codes for the protein MSELRASTPVHDDRRYPPPPAFAAAANVTEAVLEGYPDDPLTFWQQQAERLPWAERWSSVHEWTPPSDDDPLSARATWFDGGRLNASVVCVDQHVEAGRGDSVALHFEGERGDRETVTYAELQRRVAQAAHALEALGIGPGDRVIIYLPVLVETVVAALACARIGAVHSLVFGGFSAEALRFRVADTGAVAVIASDGQFRRGAAVPVKGIVDEAVAGLDHVRHVLVVRRTGSSIEWSAGRDVWWHEAVGAQPTAHTAPALEAEHPLFITYTSGTTGRPKGVVHTTGGYLVQASWSHWALFDAKPSDVYWCTADLAWVTAHTYVLYGPLSNGAAIVIAEGSPDHPAPTRHAEIIERLGVTVYYTAPTLIRTFMARFPDGFPASFDLSSVRLLGTVGEAINPEAWVWFHASIGGGRAPIVDTWWQSESGAAIVSTLPGVHDGVPGAAGVPLPGLSVRLVDEQGGDAAAGSSALITIDGRWPAMARTVWGDHDRYRAAYFSRFAAQGLFLAGDGATADAEGRIRLQGRIDDVINVSGHRLSTIEIESALVAHPLVAEAGVVGVADAMTGQAVAAFVVPVSRPEGPSSAASAEVLDEASLLAWREAAEDARAELGAHIARAIGPVAKPKHVVLVPDLPKTRSGKIMRRLLGDVLDGRPLGDTTSLQDETVVPAIIAIVGERE
- a CDS encoding carbohydrate kinase family protein; this encodes MSEKAPRILVVGDVINDIVVLPSEELRPDTDTTSMIIATPGGSAANTAAWIGWHGMPVDFVGRVGAGDAEHHRRVFADAGVTAHLAESTTRGTGTIVIVAEGERRTMLTDRGANDELDPASVTDELLDRASILHLTGYGLVNAFTAEDLAALIARARARGVRVSLDPGSVGFISDYGPAAFRRTVSGVDLLLPNLAEARLLIGQPDAPAVHAAVVLLDVAPVVMLTDGARGVIIAEDSGVVHEIAVDAVPTVDPTGAGDAFGAGVLVALARGEGLDAAAAHGMRAAAIAVSRAGGRPPAWA
- a CDS encoding SDR family NAD(P)-dependent oxidoreductase, whose protein sequence is MAKADKPLTAKSSVGDWLAHPQGGALLRSMLAEAGQSESVLKPVRLFSLQRLVQLSKGQFPQEVVDSMVAEVNGGVAPVETEDEAADAGGEAAAWVERITPGRFEGRTIIVTGAGSGIGRATAARIAAEGGTVVAVDISAERLAELKAEHPAATTVTGDITKPDDVAAIVAAANGRIDGLANVAGVMDDMTPLHEVTDAVWERVFSVNVDGMFRLTRAVLPTMLAAGRGSVVNVASEAALRGSAAGLAYTASKHAVIGLTKSTSFMYAGKGIRVNAVAPGPVATNIEASFASELGQERIGMAMQVLPPVAESAQLAASITWLLSDDATNVSGVTLASDGGWSAI
- a CDS encoding glycosyltransferase family 4 protein — protein: MKIAVVTESFLPQLNGVTNSVVRVLETLHADGHEAIVISPTTPGDEHLGYAVHRSGSLPLMRFPMGVPHRALQSTLESFEPDVVHAAAPFLLGRKALAVCARTGIPSVAVYQTDVAGYLQRYGVGFARPVLDRFVAGVHALADRTLAPTPQTAEQLGRLGIANVHVWGRGVDSRLFHPVRRQSLGARALRERAAPNGELLVGYVGRLAAEKQVGRLRDLLGMPGARFLVVGDGPERPRLEQAFAGHPVAFTGQLQGPELADAFAALDVFVHFGTEETFGQTIQEAQATGLPVVAPAVGGPLHLVEEERTGLLVDPGQRGGSRRTVERLAADPALRARLGEAGRRAVLGRSWEANNRELLDHYRAVIDAARVRTGAL
- a CDS encoding VanZ family protein, with translation MPGLRLIALVLGAAYTALLLLFTLSPVAQLYVGSEAQRGVLTWRSWMDPQTWAAGTLTEFGANIAIFVPWGVLALVAVGVRRWWLAAAGGVVLTWVIEVAQIPLARISDPRDLVANTAGAVLGVGLAALVSTVVARSARRRSAVRPAGARPAQG